Proteins found in one Oscarella lobularis chromosome 16, ooOscLobu1.1, whole genome shotgun sequence genomic segment:
- the LOC136196777 gene encoding uncharacterized protein isoform X2 has product MQSHCAMQPVQAGAVIDSYGRPAAPAPYPSSYCYPSCAYGHSQVNSLSMGPTAHAIASESSPLALTVEPSNPSSKSRSHAGPILSGPRRSKRRTINTKEIKNEKQKVRDAKLRECEQEAFGKAKELLGTNFGSLELTKCEQLEFVKNALDCMTERRDQLSSREALIVNSFLRDVHEMVQHKVNDQITRKVRTETCRKVLPPAEWCGNCLTVARKKGCLKRGRDSPAM; this is encoded by the exons ATGCAGTCTCACTGTGCAATGCAACCAGTTCAAGCCGGAGCGGTCATCGATTCCTACGGTCGACCAGCGGCGCCAGCTCCTTACCCGTCGTCTTACTG CTATCCTAGCTGTGCTTACGGACACAGTCAGGTCAATAGTCTTTCAATGGGGCCTACAGCTCATGCCATTGCGTCCGAGTCCTCGCCTCTGGCGCTGACTGTTG AACCGTCGAACCCGAGTAGCAAGAGTAGATCTCATGCGGGGCCCATACTAAGCGGGCCTCGACGTTCAAAGAGAAGGACAATT aacaCGAAAGAGATTAAGAATGAAAAGCAGAA AGTGAGAGACGCAAAATTGCGCGAATGCGAGCAGGAAGCATTCGGCAAAGCAAAGGAGCTGCTCGGAACGAATTTCGGATCTCTTGAACTGAcgaaa TGCGAACAGCTCGAATTCGTCAAGAACGCTCTGGACTGCATGACTGAAA GACGAGACCAACTTTCAAGTCGAGAAGCACTCATAGTGAACTCGTTCCTTCGCGACGTCCACGAAATGGTTCAGCACAAAGTCAATGACCAAATTACGAG AAAAGTGAGAACAGAAACGTGCAGGAAAGTTTTGCCCCCGGCCGAATGGTGCGGAAACTGCCT AACCGTCGCTCGCAAGAAAGGCTGCCTGAAGCGAGGAAGAGACAGCCCCGCAATGTGA
- the LOC136196777 gene encoding uncharacterized protein isoform X1, which translates to MEDGNLYRIEYTGFEGQVAQAAQAQYGNPFCLPPTPEDHFTGAETSDLGLSFALEMQSHCAMQPVQAGAVIDSYGRPAAPAPYPSSYCYPSCAYGHSQVNSLSMGPTAHAIASESSPLALTVEPSNPSSKSRSHAGPILSGPRRSKRRTINTKEIKNEKQKVRDAKLRECEQEAFGKAKELLGTNFGSLELTKCEQLEFVKNALDCMTERRDQLSSREALIVNSFLRDVHEMVQHKVNDQITRKVRTETCRKVLPPAEWCGNCLTVARKKGCLKRGRDSPAM; encoded by the exons ATGGAAG ACGGAAATTTATATCGCATCGAATACACCGGCTTTGAAGGGCAAGTTGCACAAGCCGCTCAAGCCCAGTATGGCAATCCCTTTTGCCTGCCTCCAACGCCTGAAGA TCATTTCACTGGCGCCGAGACGTCGGACTTGGGGCTATCGTTTGCACTCGAAATGCAGTCTCACTGTGCAATGCAACCAGTTCAAGCCGGAGCGGTCATCGATTCCTACGGTCGACCAGCGGCGCCAGCTCCTTACCCGTCGTCTTACTG CTATCCTAGCTGTGCTTACGGACACAGTCAGGTCAATAGTCTTTCAATGGGGCCTACAGCTCATGCCATTGCGTCCGAGTCCTCGCCTCTGGCGCTGACTGTTG AACCGTCGAACCCGAGTAGCAAGAGTAGATCTCATGCGGGGCCCATACTAAGCGGGCCTCGACGTTCAAAGAGAAGGACAATT aacaCGAAAGAGATTAAGAATGAAAAGCAGAA AGTGAGAGACGCAAAATTGCGCGAATGCGAGCAGGAAGCATTCGGCAAAGCAAAGGAGCTGCTCGGAACGAATTTCGGATCTCTTGAACTGAcgaaa TGCGAACAGCTCGAATTCGTCAAGAACGCTCTGGACTGCATGACTGAAA GACGAGACCAACTTTCAAGTCGAGAAGCACTCATAGTGAACTCGTTCCTTCGCGACGTCCACGAAATGGTTCAGCACAAAGTCAATGACCAAATTACGAG AAAAGTGAGAACAGAAACGTGCAGGAAAGTTTTGCCCCCGGCCGAATGGTGCGGAAACTGCCT AACCGTCGCTCGCAAGAAAGGCTGCCTGAAGCGAGGAAGAGACAGCCCCGCAATGTGA
- the LOC136196997 gene encoding dol-P-Man:Man(5)GlcNAc(2)-PP-Dol alpha-1,3-mannosyltransferase-like translates to MDRRLLSLWTWTKALLFNTEKSLYLACLLLFLELLGNLLMVWKVEYTEIDWKAYMQEVEGFLNGTWDYTQLKGDTGPLVYPAGFVYIFSGLYYVTSHGTNIRLAQYIFVVLYLITIATVVYIYSKAKTPPYLLLFLSCFAYRVHSIFALRLFNDPVAMQFFYISVIFFMHNKWTVGCVFYSLAVSVKMNILLSAPGLLLLLIEACGWIGTIKNLTLCALIQFSLGAPFMYENFVGYVICAFNLGRQFIYKWTVNWRFLPMDIFFHRGFHAVLLLLQVLVLAAFALKKWNVKGVLAKATAKPSDQPISSNRVLTLLFESNFIGMCFARSLHYQFCVWYYHTLPFLLWSTGLPKIAKILILFVIELCWITYPSTTLSSAVLHLCHLLLLVGLWRGSREKSD, encoded by the exons ATGGATCGTCGCCTACTTTCTCTTTGGACGTGGACAAAAGCGCTTCTCTTCAACACAGAAAAGTCCCTATACCTTGCTTGTCTTCTCCTATTTCTTGAGTTGCTTGGAAACCTTCTCATGGTCTGGAAAGTCGAAT ACACAGAAATCGACTGGAAAGCGTACATGCAGGAAGTCGAAGGCTTTCTCAATGGGACATGGGACTACACCCAACTCAAAGGCGATACAGGACCACTAGT TTATCCCGCTGGATTTGTCTACATCTTTTCTGGATTGTACTACGTCACGTCGCACGGAACCAACATTCGCTTGGCTCAGTACATATTCGTCGTCCTGTATTTGATTACTATTGCCACTGTCGTCTACATATATTCCAAGGCTAAG ACGCCTCCCTATCTGCTCTTGTTTCTCTCCTGTTTTGCCTATCGGGTTCATTCTATTTTTGCACTGCGTCTCTTCAATGATCCCGTTGCTATGCAGTTCTTTTACATATCCGTTATCTTTTTTATGCACAACAAGTGGACAGTGGGTTGCGTCTTTTACAG TTTGGCCGTCTCGGTAAAAATGAACATTCTTTTGTCGGCTCCTGGTCTCCTGCTTTTGCTGATTGAGGCCTGCGGTTGGATTGGGACCATCAAGAATCTGACTTTATGTGCTCTGATCCAG TTTTCTCTTGGAGCTCCTTTTATGTATGAAAACTTCGTAGGATACGTGATCTGCGCATTCAATTTGGGACGCCAGTTTATATACAAGTGGACAGTCAACTGGCGTTTCTTGCCAATGGACATCTTTTTTCATCGAGGGTTTCACGCCGTGTTGCTGCTACTTCAAGTGCTAGTTTTAGCGGCATTTGCTTTAAAGAAGTGGAATGT AAAGGGAGTACTTGCCAAGGCTACAGCGAAGCCTTCTGATCAACCTATTTCGTCAAATA GAGTGCTAACGTTGCTGTTTGAAAGCAACTTCATTGGAATGTGCTTCGCTCGATCGTTGCATTACCAGTTCTGTGTATGGTATTACCACACTCTGCCATTCTTATTGTGGTCTACAGGGCTTCCAAAAATCGCCAA GATTTTGATTCTCTTTGTGATTGAACTTTGCTGGATCACCTACCCGTCTACTACGTTGAGCTCGGCAGTCCTACACTTGTGCCATTTGCTTCTTCTAGTTGGTTTGTGGAGAGGAAGCAGAGAAAAGTCGGACTAA
- the LOC136196996 gene encoding uncharacterized protein, with protein sequence MASKRFTRKRSTLPTLKLCEAEAMGIIRRPCRIVSDDDNTKWYFSRDLGLLDVASTSRCLDVAEDFHAGLWFCETAQGKKQTRTSRLFEFNPYPKRVSELDSWPMSTIPAAPSPWKFLKGVSPSELAKTEKRKLFLNATLSQSVPAAIFFKGFDFVENEDPFAEKLANSYAYDLGRALLKNTVEKQFCVFRKFIKAAGFSSLTVQRQFPVIPICKDTDSNFGHYAADLAIFCTIDGVAVPLFWQEQKSKLGDVEQGFAQGVGYYSYYHDTVEVQQSEHSFLKSHPCFLMSNTSDNVGVYGLVRIKGGEIAVSDLYKSKLGNLDKAKKVGAIILKGLYNGLKKLEELVKEWQEEDLFPVVETCTDSVYINSYTKVLSNKAYEALALVNETKPVIPVVVKFIKGPSYPRDIQNQCARDEGCAPKVFAMNNTKLYTMVVMEKVEGVTLNKFLEEKEQHHPDLVTKVCSNLEKALAYLHKKGFAHGDFRDWNILVADDGSVKIIDFDWACHESVDAKYPVELNGHLRWPCEKGAKIEKMHDLYFLAGHKMLLKGESN encoded by the exons ATGgcatcgaaacgcttcacGCGGAAACGGTCGACACTGCCGACGCTGAAACTTTGCGAAG CTGAGGCGATGGGAATTATTCGCCGTCCATGTCGTATTGTGAGCGACGATGACAACACGAAGTGGTATTTCAGCCGTGACCTGGGGttgctcgacgtcgcttctaCGTCACGATGCCTGGACGTAGCAGAGGATTTCCATGCGGGGCTGTGGTTTTGCGAAACCGCACAGGGGAAGAAGCAAACACGGACGTCACGACTTTTTGAATTCAACCCATACCCAA AGAGGGTAAGTGAACTGGACAGTTGGCCCATGTCTACCATACCAGCTGCACCATCTCCTTGGAAA TTTTTGAAAGGTGTGAGTCCCTCAGAATTGGCCaaaactgaaaaaagaaagctgtTTTTAAATGCAACGCTTTCACAGTCTGTGCCAgcagcaatttttttcaaagggTTTGATTTTGTTGAAAATGAAGATCCTTTTGCAGAAAAGCTTGCCAATTCCTATGCTTATGATCTTGGCCGAGCTTTACTCAAGAACACAGTTGAGAAACAGTTTTGCGTCTTTCGAAAGTTCATCAAAGCAGCTGGATTCTCTTCACTTACCGTTCAACGCCAGTTTCCTGTCATACCAATATGCAAAGACACAGATTCTAACTTTGGGCACTATGCAGCTGATCTGGCCATCTTTTGTACAATTGATGGCGTTGCTGTTCCATTGTTTTGGCAAGAGCAAAAGAGCAAACTGGGTGATGTTGAGCAGGGATTTGCTCAAGGAGTGGGCTACTATTCATATTACCATGATACTGTAGAAGTACAACAATCGGAGCACTCGTTTCTGAAATCTCATCCGTGTTTTCTCATGAGCAATACGTCTGATAACGTCGGTGTCTACGGACTGGTGCGGATTAAGGGAGGAGAAATTGCTGTTTCAGATCTCTACAAAAGCAAGCTGGGTAACTTGGATAAAGCCAAGAAGGTTGGCGCAATCATCTTGAAAGGGCTTTACAATGGTCTGAAGAAACTGGAAGAACTAGTCAAAGAGTGGCAAGAA GAAGATCTGTTCCCAGTTGTTGAAACATGCACTGATTCTGTGTACATCAATTCTTACACAAAAGTCTTGAGCAATAAGGCCTATGAAGCACTTGCTTTAGTGAATGAAACCAAACCTGTCATCCCAGTTGTCGTTAAATTTATCAAAGGGCCGTCCTATCCACGAGATATTCAGAATCAATGCGCTAGAGATGAAGGTTGTGCTCCGAAAGTATTTGCAATGAATAATACGAAGTTGTATACAATGGTTGTCATGGAAAAAGTCGAAGGCGTCACTCTCAACAAGTTTCTCGAAGAAAAGGAACAGCATCATCCAGATCTCGTGACAAAAGTATGCTCCAATCTTGAAAAGGCTTTAGCATATTTACACAAAAAAGGTTTTGCTCACGGGGACTTCAGAGACTGGAACATTCTAGTCGCAGATGATGGCTCAGTGAAAATCATTGATTTTGACTGGGCTTGTCATGAATCAGTGGATGCTAAATACCCGGTTGAGTTGAATGGCCATCTCAGGTGGCCTTGCGAAAAGGGCGcaaaaatagagaaaatgCATGATCTCTATTTCTTAGCAGGCCACAAGATGTTGCTGAAAGGCGAGAGCAATTGA
- the LOC136196948 gene encoding uncharacterized protein isoform X1 — translation MIIDCLPLAQIFLYSSRIEFIFADTSIIADSVRQRQKRLGRQMSFDRIVSDDDNTKWYFSRDLGLLDVASTSRCLDVAEDFHAGLWFCETAQGKKQTRTSRLFEFNPYPKRVSELASWPMSTRPVAPSPLKLLKGVSPSELAKNTEKRELFLNATVSQSVPAAIFLKGFDFVENKDPFAEKRTNSYAYDLGRALLKNTVEEQFCVFRKFIKAAGFSSLTIQRQFPVIPICKDADYNFDHSAADLVIFCTIDGVPVPLFWQEQESKPGDVDQGFAQGVGYYSYYHETVEVQQSEHSFLKFHPCFLMSNTSDNVGVYGLVRIEGGEIAVSDLYRSKLGNLDKAKKVGAIILKGLYSGLKKLEELVKEWQGEDLFPVVETCTDSVYINSYTKVLSNKAYEALALVNETKRVIPVVVKFIKGPSYSRDIQNQCARDEGCAPKVFAMNNTRLYTMVVMEKVEGVTLNKFLEEKEQHHPDHVAKVCSNVEKALEYLHKKGFAHGDFREWNILITDDGLVKIVDFDWVCEESVDAVYPVHLNDTVRWPCSKNDKIEKMHDLYFLAGLKMLLKGKNK, via the exons A TGATAATCGATTGCTTGCCTCTTGCGCAAATCTTTCTTTATTCTTCCCGAATCGAATTCATTTTTGCGGATACCAGCATCATCGCAGATTCTGTCCGTCAACGACAGAAACGACTCGGTCGTCAGATGTCCTTTGATCGTATTGTGAGCGACGATGACAACACGAAGTGGTATTTCAGCCGTGACCTGGGGttgctcgacgtcgcttctaCGTCACGATGCCTGGACGTAGCAGAGGATTTCCATGCGGGGCTGTGGTTTTGCGAAACCGCACAGGGGAAGAAGCAAACAAGGACGTCACGACTTTTTGAATTTAACCCATACCCAa AGAGGGTAAGTGAACTGGCCAGTTGGCCCATGTCTACCAGACCAGTTGCACCATCTCCTTTGAAA TTATTAAAAGGTGTGAGTCCCTCAGAATTGGCCAAAAATACTGAAAAAAGAGAGCTGTTTCTAAATGCAACGGTTTCACAGTCTGTGCCGgcagcaatttttttgaaagggTTTGATTTCGTTGAAAATAAAGATCCTTTCGCAGAAAAGCGTACCAATTCCTATGCTTATGATCTTGGCCGAGCTTTACTCAAGAACACAGTTGAGGAACAGTTTTGCGTCTTTCGGAAGTTCATCAAAGCAGCTGGATTCTCTTCACTTACCATTCAACGCCAGTTTCCTGTCATACCGATATGCAAAGACGCTGATTATAACTTTGACCACTCTGCAGCTGATCTGGTCATCTTTTGTACAATTGATGGCGTTCCTGTTCCATTGTTTTGGCAAGAGCAGGAGAGCAAACCGGGTGATGTTGATCAGGGATTTGCTCAAGGAGTGGGCTACTATTCATATTACCACGAGACTGTAGAAGTACAACAATCGGAGCACTCGTTTCTGAAATTTCATCCGTGTTTTCTCATGAGCAATACGTCTGATAACGTCGGTGTCTACGGACTGGTTCGGATTGAGGGAGGAGAAATTGCTGTTTCAGACCTCTACAGAAGCAAGCTGGGCAACTTGGATAAAGCCAAGAAGGTTGGCGCAATCATCTTGAAAGGGCTTTACAGTGGTCTGAAGAAACTGGAAGAACTAGTCAAAGAGTGGCAAGGA GAAGATCTGTTCCCAGTTGTTGAAACGTGCACCGATTCTGTGTACATCAATTCTTACACAAAAGTCTTGAGCAATAAGGCCTATGAGGCACTTGCTTTAGTGAATGAAACCAAACGTGTCATCCCAGTTGTCGTTAAATTTATCAAAGGGCCGTCCTATTCACGAGACATTCAGAATCAATGCGCTAGAGATGAAGGTTGTGCTCCGAAAGTGTTTGCAATGAATAATACGAGGTTGTATACAATGGTTGTCATGGAAAAAGTCGAAGGCGTCACTCTCAACAAGTTTCTCGAGGAAAAGGAACAGCATCATCCAGATCACGTGGCGAAAGTGTGCTCCAATGTTGAAAAGGCTTTAGAATATTTACACAAAAAAGGTTTTGCTCACGGGGACTTCAGAGAGTGGAACATTCTAATCACAGATGATGGCTTGgtgaaaatcgtcgattttgactGGGTTTGTGAGGAATCAGTGGATGCTGTGTACCCGGTTCACTTGAATGACACTGTCAGGTGGCCTTGCAGCAAGAACGACAAAATAGAGAAAATGCACGATCTATACTTCTTAGCAGGCCTCAAGATGTTGCTGAAAGGCAAGAACAAATGA
- the LOC136196948 gene encoding uncharacterized protein isoform X2 has translation MSFDRIVSDDDNTKWYFSRDLGLLDVASTSRCLDVAEDFHAGLWFCETAQGKKQTRTSRLFEFNPYPKRVSELASWPMSTRPVAPSPLKLLKGVSPSELAKNTEKRELFLNATVSQSVPAAIFLKGFDFVENKDPFAEKRTNSYAYDLGRALLKNTVEEQFCVFRKFIKAAGFSSLTIQRQFPVIPICKDADYNFDHSAADLVIFCTIDGVPVPLFWQEQESKPGDVDQGFAQGVGYYSYYHETVEVQQSEHSFLKFHPCFLMSNTSDNVGVYGLVRIEGGEIAVSDLYRSKLGNLDKAKKVGAIILKGLYSGLKKLEELVKEWQGEDLFPVVETCTDSVYINSYTKVLSNKAYEALALVNETKRVIPVVVKFIKGPSYSRDIQNQCARDEGCAPKVFAMNNTRLYTMVVMEKVEGVTLNKFLEEKEQHHPDHVAKVCSNVEKALEYLHKKGFAHGDFREWNILITDDGLVKIVDFDWVCEESVDAVYPVHLNDTVRWPCSKNDKIEKMHDLYFLAGLKMLLKGKNK, from the exons ATGTCCTTTGATCGTATTGTGAGCGACGATGACAACACGAAGTGGTATTTCAGCCGTGACCTGGGGttgctcgacgtcgcttctaCGTCACGATGCCTGGACGTAGCAGAGGATTTCCATGCGGGGCTGTGGTTTTGCGAAACCGCACAGGGGAAGAAGCAAACAAGGACGTCACGACTTTTTGAATTTAACCCATACCCAa AGAGGGTAAGTGAACTGGCCAGTTGGCCCATGTCTACCAGACCAGTTGCACCATCTCCTTTGAAA TTATTAAAAGGTGTGAGTCCCTCAGAATTGGCCAAAAATACTGAAAAAAGAGAGCTGTTTCTAAATGCAACGGTTTCACAGTCTGTGCCGgcagcaatttttttgaaagggTTTGATTTCGTTGAAAATAAAGATCCTTTCGCAGAAAAGCGTACCAATTCCTATGCTTATGATCTTGGCCGAGCTTTACTCAAGAACACAGTTGAGGAACAGTTTTGCGTCTTTCGGAAGTTCATCAAAGCAGCTGGATTCTCTTCACTTACCATTCAACGCCAGTTTCCTGTCATACCGATATGCAAAGACGCTGATTATAACTTTGACCACTCTGCAGCTGATCTGGTCATCTTTTGTACAATTGATGGCGTTCCTGTTCCATTGTTTTGGCAAGAGCAGGAGAGCAAACCGGGTGATGTTGATCAGGGATTTGCTCAAGGAGTGGGCTACTATTCATATTACCACGAGACTGTAGAAGTACAACAATCGGAGCACTCGTTTCTGAAATTTCATCCGTGTTTTCTCATGAGCAATACGTCTGATAACGTCGGTGTCTACGGACTGGTTCGGATTGAGGGAGGAGAAATTGCTGTTTCAGACCTCTACAGAAGCAAGCTGGGCAACTTGGATAAAGCCAAGAAGGTTGGCGCAATCATCTTGAAAGGGCTTTACAGTGGTCTGAAGAAACTGGAAGAACTAGTCAAAGAGTGGCAAGGA GAAGATCTGTTCCCAGTTGTTGAAACGTGCACCGATTCTGTGTACATCAATTCTTACACAAAAGTCTTGAGCAATAAGGCCTATGAGGCACTTGCTTTAGTGAATGAAACCAAACGTGTCATCCCAGTTGTCGTTAAATTTATCAAAGGGCCGTCCTATTCACGAGACATTCAGAATCAATGCGCTAGAGATGAAGGTTGTGCTCCGAAAGTGTTTGCAATGAATAATACGAGGTTGTATACAATGGTTGTCATGGAAAAAGTCGAAGGCGTCACTCTCAACAAGTTTCTCGAGGAAAAGGAACAGCATCATCCAGATCACGTGGCGAAAGTGTGCTCCAATGTTGAAAAGGCTTTAGAATATTTACACAAAAAAGGTTTTGCTCACGGGGACTTCAGAGAGTGGAACATTCTAATCACAGATGATGGCTTGgtgaaaatcgtcgattttgactGGGTTTGTGAGGAATCAGTGGATGCTGTGTACCCGGTTCACTTGAATGACACTGTCAGGTGGCCTTGCAGCAAGAACGACAAAATAGAGAAAATGCACGATCTATACTTCTTAGCAGGCCTCAAGATGTTGCTGAAAGGCAAGAACAAATGA